Proteins encoded in a region of the Saccharothrix ecbatanensis genome:
- a CDS encoding sensor histidine kinase → MPGSPDANAAVRLDGLVRELTDRTAEVIVSQERLHRLLAAVVSLASDLSLPDVLRRIVESSCSLVGARYGALAVVGPDRQLLEFTYGDGHHTDSDQPGSVAAAFDPAAPGFLGVPVHVRGEVFGNLYLTDKDGGADFSRADQEIVVAVAAAAGIAIENARLYEQSRQREVWLRASNEVTNALLTGTPDRDALRLVAVRARLAADGVNALLALPDVQGDLSVRVLDGEGRGFGVSSEGSAAREVFDSGRAKVLDGLPGQDRIGPVVFVPLAAGERVLGVLIVARARDQRAFDASDVALVESFARQAALILEFTRATGAGRRLAVLEDRDRIARDLHDLVVQRLFGLGLGLQSMNGLVEQPMVAQRLADFVTEVDQTIREIRRTIFSLQEPPAGAADLRAQLLKVVQESARLLGFEPSLAMDGPVDSVVPDQVRPDLLATLREALANTARHASAKKVEVEVSVDRAATELRLVVRDDGEGLPNRRGRHSGGLVNMAARAARWDGSCEVESTGGRGVSVTWRVPLVSV, encoded by the coding sequence GTGCCTGGATCCCCGGACGCGAACGCCGCGGTGCGGTTGGACGGCCTGGTGCGCGAACTGACCGACCGGACCGCCGAGGTGATCGTCTCGCAGGAACGGCTGCACCGGCTGCTGGCCGCGGTCGTGTCCCTGGCCAGCGACCTGTCGCTCCCGGACGTCCTGCGCCGGATCGTGGAGTCCTCGTGCAGCCTCGTCGGCGCCCGGTACGGCGCGCTGGCCGTGGTGGGGCCGGATCGCCAACTGCTGGAGTTCACCTACGGCGACGGCCACCACACCGACTCCGACCAGCCCGGATCGGTGGCGGCGGCGTTCGACCCGGCCGCGCCCGGGTTCCTCGGCGTGCCGGTGCACGTCCGCGGCGAGGTGTTCGGCAACCTCTACCTGACCGACAAGGACGGCGGCGCGGACTTCAGCCGCGCCGACCAGGAGATCGTGGTGGCGGTGGCCGCGGCGGCGGGCATCGCGATCGAGAACGCCCGGCTCTACGAGCAGTCGCGGCAGCGCGAGGTGTGGCTGCGCGCGTCCAACGAGGTGACGAACGCGCTGCTCACCGGCACCCCCGACCGGGACGCGCTGCGGCTGGTCGCGGTGCGCGCCCGGCTGGCCGCGGACGGCGTGAACGCGCTGCTGGCGTTGCCCGACGTGCAGGGCGACCTGTCGGTCCGCGTGCTCGACGGCGAGGGACGCGGGTTCGGGGTGTCGAGCGAGGGCAGCGCCGCGCGGGAGGTGTTCGACAGCGGCCGGGCCAAGGTGCTCGACGGGCTGCCCGGCCAGGACCGGATCGGGCCCGTGGTGTTCGTGCCGCTGGCCGCCGGGGAACGGGTGCTCGGCGTGCTGATCGTGGCGCGTGCCCGTGACCAGCGGGCGTTCGACGCCTCCGACGTGGCGCTGGTGGAGTCGTTCGCCCGGCAGGCCGCGCTGATCCTCGAGTTCACCCGGGCCACCGGCGCGGGACGCCGACTGGCCGTGCTGGAGGACCGCGACCGGATCGCCCGCGACCTGCACGACCTCGTGGTGCAGCGGCTGTTCGGGCTCGGCCTCGGGTTGCAGAGCATGAACGGGCTGGTGGAGCAGCCGATGGTGGCGCAGCGGCTGGCGGACTTCGTCACCGAGGTCGACCAGACCATCCGGGAGATCCGGCGCACCATCTTCTCGTTGCAGGAACCACCCGCAGGCGCGGCCGACCTGCGCGCGCAGCTGCTGAAGGTGGTGCAGGAGTCGGCCCGGCTGCTCGGCTTCGAGCCGTCGCTGGCGATGGACGGGCCGGTCGACTCGGTGGTGCCCGACCAGGTGCGGCCGGACCTGCTGGCCACGTTGCGCGAGGCGTTGGCCAACACCGCCCGGCACGCGTCGGCGAAGAAGGTCGAGGTGGAGGTGTCGGTGGATCGCGCGGCGACCGAGCTGCGACTGGTCGTGCGGGACGATGGCGAAGGCCTGCCGAACCGCCGCGGCAGGCACTCCGGCGGCCTGGTCAACATGGCCGCGCGGGCGGCCAGGTGGGACGGTTCGTGCGAGGTCGAGTCGACCGGGGGCCGGGGCGTCAGCGTGACGTGGCGCGTGCCTTTGGTGTCGGTGTAG
- a CDS encoding response regulator — protein sequence MSISVLLVDDHEIVRRGLQQLLAVEPDIEVVGEAESAATAVSAAAFHRPDVAVIDVRLPDGDGVTVCREIRSTVQPPPACLMLTSYSDDEALFGAIMAGAAGYLLKQVSGNDLVSAIRTLAAGGSLLHSSVTATVLQRLRGGPVEDPRYAALSPQERRILDLIAEGLTNRQIANRLYLAEKTVKNYVSSLLHKLGFDRRTEAGVYAARRRQTGAI from the coding sequence ATGTCCATCTCGGTGCTTTTAGTGGACGACCACGAGATCGTGCGGCGTGGTCTGCAACAGCTGTTGGCGGTGGAGCCGGACATCGAGGTGGTCGGTGAGGCGGAGAGCGCCGCCACGGCCGTGTCCGCCGCCGCGTTCCACCGGCCCGACGTGGCCGTGATCGACGTGCGGCTGCCCGACGGCGACGGCGTCACCGTGTGCCGGGAGATCCGTTCGACGGTCCAGCCGCCGCCCGCGTGCCTGATGCTGACGTCGTACTCCGACGACGAGGCGTTGTTCGGGGCGATCATGGCGGGCGCGGCCGGGTACCTGCTCAAGCAGGTCTCCGGGAACGACCTGGTGTCCGCGATCCGCACGCTGGCCGCCGGCGGCTCGCTGCTGCACTCCAGCGTCACCGCGACCGTCCTGCAACGGCTGCGCGGCGGACCGGTCGAGGACCCGCGCTACGCGGCGTTGAGCCCGCAGGAGCGGCGGATCCTCGACCTGATCGCCGAGGGCCTGACCAACCGGCAGATCGCGAACCGGCTGTACCTGGCCGAGAAGACGGTCAAGAACTACGTCTCCTCGCTGCTGCACAAGCTCGGCTTCGACCGGCGGACCGAGGCCGGTGTCTACGCCGCCCGCAGGCGGCAGACCGGTGCGATCTAG
- a CDS encoding alpha/beta hydrolase, translating into MSAALLAAALPTYAQAEPEPRPEQSITWSACADIEGLECGTFQAPFDWRTPADGRKITIAVSRLKPRGGEAKGSVLTNPGGPGGPGRTLPLLFAGRAKLVDAMEIIGIDPRGTGASTNTTCGGLDWMSVTDPRDRGRANTKLLYDAAELQATACQTRSGEFGKVVNTEQTVRDLDLLRQLLGREKVSWIGYSGGSWMGAYYATYFPDRVDKFVLDSNTDFTSTFQDIFDNFGYGFERRFRTDFLPWAAKYDSLYHLGTTGEQVRQIYETTRAKLAANPLPLDDGTVVDGVRLDLLLIRAQYSKQSFPPAAEALAWISQATTSDVKTLAAAPAALAQYPDASNATLFAIACNDTKFRHNRATLAAEAERLGKQFPLFGYYQVLAPCAFWDRPKLDLKTPTGKGVPPILMVQSVRDPATPLEGAQRAHRNFEGSRLLTVTDEGDHGVYGFGNGCVDDVVESFIVDGKVPTADLTCPGMPLPDPTAPAAAATRPLVGWPL; encoded by the coding sequence GTGTCCGCCGCACTGCTCGCCGCCGCGCTGCCGACCTATGCGCAGGCCGAGCCGGAGCCGCGGCCGGAGCAATCCATCACGTGGTCGGCGTGCGCCGACATCGAAGGGCTCGAGTGCGGGACGTTCCAGGCGCCGTTCGACTGGCGCACGCCCGCCGACGGCCGGAAGATCACCATCGCGGTGAGCCGGCTCAAGCCTCGCGGGGGCGAGGCGAAGGGTTCCGTGCTGACCAACCCGGGCGGTCCGGGCGGGCCGGGGCGGACGTTGCCGCTGCTCTTCGCGGGTCGCGCCAAGCTGGTCGACGCCATGGAGATCATCGGCATCGACCCGCGCGGCACGGGGGCGAGCACGAACACCACGTGCGGCGGGCTGGACTGGATGTCCGTCACCGATCCGCGTGACCGCGGCCGTGCCAACACCAAGCTGCTCTACGACGCCGCCGAGCTCCAGGCCACCGCCTGCCAGACCCGCTCCGGCGAGTTCGGCAAGGTGGTCAACACCGAGCAGACGGTCCGCGACCTCGACCTGCTGCGCCAACTGCTGGGCCGGGAGAAGGTCAGCTGGATCGGCTATTCGGGCGGCAGCTGGATGGGCGCCTACTACGCCACCTACTTCCCGGACCGGGTGGACAAGTTCGTGCTCGACTCGAACACCGACTTCACCAGCACGTTCCAGGACATCTTCGACAACTTCGGCTACGGCTTCGAACGCCGGTTCCGCACCGACTTCCTGCCCTGGGCGGCCAAGTACGACAGCCTCTACCACCTGGGCACGACCGGTGAGCAGGTCCGCCAGATCTACGAGACGACCCGCGCGAAGCTGGCCGCGAACCCGCTGCCGCTGGACGACGGGACCGTGGTCGACGGCGTCCGGCTGGACCTCTTGCTGATCCGCGCGCAGTACAGCAAGCAGTCCTTCCCGCCCGCCGCGGAGGCGTTGGCGTGGATCAGCCAGGCCACGACGTCCGACGTCAAGACCCTGGCCGCGGCTCCGGCGGCGCTGGCGCAGTACCCGGACGCGTCCAACGCCACGCTGTTCGCCATCGCGTGCAACGACACGAAGTTCCGCCACAACCGCGCGACCCTGGCCGCCGAGGCCGAGCGGCTGGGCAAGCAGTTCCCGCTGTTCGGCTACTACCAGGTGCTCGCGCCGTGCGCGTTCTGGGACCGGCCGAAGCTGGACCTGAAGACGCCGACCGGCAAGGGCGTGCCGCCGATCCTCATGGTGCAGTCGGTGCGCGACCCGGCGACGCCGCTGGAGGGCGCACAGCGCGCCCACCGCAACTTCGAGGGTTCACGGCTGCTCACCGTGACCGACGAAGGCGACCACGGCGTCTACGGCTTCGGCAACGGGTGCGTGGACGACGTCGTGGAGTCGTTCATCGTGGACGGGAAGGTGCCGACGGCCGACCTGACGTGTCCGGGCATGCCGTTGCCCGACCCGACCGCGCCCGCCGCCGCGGCCACCCGTCCGCTGGTGGGCTGGCCGTTGTAG
- a CDS encoding TetR/AcrR family transcriptional regulator: protein MSPRTPTGAAVLQPAITRAIAEAVLAELAEHGYARLSMEAVAKRAGVGKSALYRRWPSKQEMATSVISEATAAQSPPTADTGSLRDDLRATVNALMAWLAHPLFSRILPDLVAEMARNPELGDVVDAVVCGPRRELAATMFQRAIERGELRADIDLEITLDLFAAAIHWRLTVRAAQAEPGYVDKLIDTILRGIGA, encoded by the coding sequence ATGAGCCCTCGCACGCCCACCGGCGCAGCCGTGCTGCAACCCGCCATCACCCGGGCCATCGCCGAAGCGGTCCTGGCCGAGTTGGCCGAGCACGGCTACGCCCGGCTGTCGATGGAAGCGGTCGCGAAGCGGGCCGGGGTCGGCAAGAGCGCGCTCTACCGCCGTTGGCCGTCCAAGCAGGAGATGGCGACGTCGGTGATCTCCGAGGCCACTGCGGCGCAGTCGCCGCCGACCGCGGACACCGGCTCGCTGCGGGACGACCTGCGCGCGACCGTGAACGCGCTCATGGCCTGGCTGGCGCACCCGCTGTTCTCACGCATCCTGCCCGACCTGGTGGCCGAGATGGCGCGCAACCCGGAACTGGGCGACGTCGTCGACGCCGTCGTCTGCGGGCCACGGCGGGAGCTGGCCGCCACCATGTTCCAACGCGCCATCGAACGCGGTGAGCTGCGCGCGGACATCGACCTGGAGATCACGCTCGACCTGTTCGCCGCGGCGATCCACTGGCGGCTCACCGTCCGCGCCGCGCAGGCGGAACCCGGCTACGTCGACAAGCTCATCGACACGATCCTCCGCGGGATCGGCGCCTGA
- the meaB gene encoding methylmalonyl Co-A mutase-associated GTPase MeaB: protein MVRTVDVAELVDRAREGQPRAVARLISLVEDASPQLREVAAALAPFCGNTRVIGLTGAPGVGKSTSTSALVASYRARGKRVGVLAVDPSSPFSGGALLGDRVRMGEHATDPGVFIRSMATRGHLGGLSWATPQALRVLDAAGFDVVLVETVGVGQSEVEVVSLADTTVVLLAPGMGDGIQAAKAGILEIADVFVVNKADRDGADQTARDLKHMISLGRRDREGGLWRPPVVKTVASRSEGLDDVVDAIDSHHTWLVERGELERRRATRAAGEIEAIALAGLRSRIGGLRGASALETLAKRVVAGELDPYAAADRLVEGVGA, encoded by the coding sequence GTGGTTCGCACCGTTGACGTAGCGGAACTGGTCGACCGCGCGCGTGAGGGACAACCGCGCGCGGTCGCCAGGCTGATCTCGCTGGTGGAGGACGCCAGCCCGCAGTTGCGCGAGGTGGCTGCCGCGCTGGCGCCGTTCTGCGGGAACACCCGGGTCATCGGCTTGACGGGTGCTCCGGGCGTGGGCAAGTCCACGTCCACGTCGGCGCTGGTCGCGTCCTACCGCGCGCGCGGCAAACGGGTCGGCGTGCTGGCTGTGGACCCGTCGTCGCCGTTCTCCGGCGGCGCGCTGCTCGGCGACCGGGTGCGGATGGGCGAGCACGCCACCGACCCCGGCGTGTTCATCCGCTCCATGGCCACGAGAGGTCACCTGGGCGGCCTGTCGTGGGCCACGCCACAGGCTCTGAGAGTGCTGGACGCCGCCGGGTTCGACGTCGTGTTGGTCGAGACGGTCGGGGTGGGGCAGTCCGAGGTCGAGGTGGTGTCGCTGGCCGACACGACGGTAGTGCTGCTCGCGCCCGGCATGGGTGACGGCATCCAGGCCGCGAAGGCGGGCATCCTGGAGATCGCGGACGTGTTCGTGGTGAACAAGGCCGACCGCGACGGCGCCGACCAGACCGCGCGCGACCTCAAGCACATGATCTCCCTGGGCCGCCGGGACCGGGAGGGAGGGCTCTGGCGGCCTCCCGTGGTGAAGACGGTCGCCTCGCGCTCCGAAGGCCTGGACGACGTCGTGGACGCCATCGACTCGCACCACACCTGGTTGGTGGAACGCGGTGAGCTGGAACGACGGCGTGCCACCAGGGCGGCCGGCGAGATCGAGGCGATCGCGTTGGCGGGGCTGCGCTCCCGGATCGGCGGCCTGCGCGGCGCGTCCGCGCTCGAAACCCTCGCCAAACGGGTCGTGGCGGGTGAGTTGGACCCCTACGCTGCGGCTGATCGACTGGTCGAAGGGGTAGGCGCATGA
- a CDS encoding nuclear transport factor 2 family protein → MNADELVEHALELLPAKDMTAFAGLWAEHGVIEFPFAPPGYPQRVEGRAAVHEYMRGYPDLLDVREITDRVLHRTLDPEVVVVEFEAAGIVVATGRPYRLRYIAVVTVRDGEIRHYRDYWNPLAAAEAMGGSGELNAAFSGGADV, encoded by the coding sequence GTGAACGCTGATGAGCTGGTCGAACACGCCCTGGAACTCCTGCCTGCCAAGGACATGACCGCCTTCGCCGGGCTGTGGGCGGAGCACGGCGTGATCGAGTTCCCGTTCGCGCCGCCCGGTTATCCGCAGCGCGTGGAGGGCCGTGCGGCGGTGCACGAGTACATGCGGGGCTACCCGGACCTGCTCGACGTCCGGGAGATCACCGACCGGGTCCTGCACCGGACCCTCGACCCGGAAGTGGTGGTCGTGGAGTTCGAGGCCGCCGGGATCGTGGTCGCCACCGGGCGGCCGTACCGGCTGCGCTACATCGCGGTCGTCACCGTCCGGGACGGCGAGATCCGGCACTACCGCGACTACTGGAACCCACTGGCCGCGGCCGAGGCCATGGGTGGTTCGGGAGAGCTGAACGCCGCGTTCTCGGGAGGTGCGGATGTCTGA
- a CDS encoding pyridoxamine 5'-phosphate oxidase family protein translates to MYDSAGLQVLSREECLELLDTAAVGRLVYTHKALPVVHPVVFALDGDCVVLRVPDRSATLVARDTIVAFQIDDVAPDLSRGWSVMAVGHVTEVVDEPWLARLRELPLASRAYGDHDRYLAVDLELLTGRRIPR, encoded by the coding sequence ATGTACGACTCCGCGGGACTTCAGGTCCTCTCCCGCGAGGAATGCCTGGAGCTGCTCGACACGGCCGCCGTCGGTCGCCTGGTCTACACCCACAAGGCGCTGCCGGTGGTGCACCCCGTCGTGTTCGCGCTCGACGGGGACTGCGTCGTGCTCCGCGTGCCGGACCGCAGCGCGACCCTCGTCGCCCGCGACACGATCGTGGCGTTCCAGATCGACGACGTGGCCCCCGACCTGTCCCGCGGCTGGTCCGTGATGGCCGTCGGCCACGTCACGGAGGTCGTCGACGAGCCGTGGCTGGCCCGGCTGCGCGAACTGCCGCTGGCGTCGCGCGCCTACGGCGACCACGACCGCTACCTGGCGGTCGACCTCGAACTCCTCACCGGCCGTCGCATCCCCCGGTAG
- a CDS encoding NAD(P)H-binding protein: MSEVLVLGATGTTGSRVAAFLAQRGVVVRSATRTPTVAGQVRFDWADRETHAPALHGVSAVYLIAPLAEPDPVPSVEPFLAEAARQGVRRVVQLSSSAMPEGAPGLGAVHHLVRTTVPEWAVLRPSWFMQNFTGESPLARDARDGEIVTATGNGRVAFVDAGDIAAVAGHALVDEVPHNTEHVLTGPEALSYADAAAIVARRLGRPVRHRAVTADELALRLTGHGIPAAYAAVLAALDTDIAAGSEDRVTDTVERVTGRPARGFREFAEAEIR; encoded by the coding sequence ATGTCTGAGGTCCTGGTCCTCGGCGCGACCGGCACCACCGGGTCGAGGGTCGCCGCGTTCCTGGCCCAACGTGGTGTCGTGGTCCGGTCGGCGACCCGCACGCCGACCGTCGCCGGCCAGGTGCGGTTCGACTGGGCGGACCGGGAGACCCACGCGCCCGCGTTGCACGGGGTGTCGGCGGTCTACCTCATCGCGCCCTTGGCAGAGCCCGATCCGGTCCCGTCGGTCGAGCCGTTCCTGGCGGAAGCCGCACGTCAGGGCGTCCGGCGGGTCGTGCAGCTCAGTTCGTCGGCGATGCCGGAGGGTGCGCCTGGCCTGGGCGCGGTGCACCACCTGGTCCGCACGACCGTGCCCGAGTGGGCGGTCCTGCGGCCGTCGTGGTTCATGCAGAACTTCACCGGGGAGAGCCCACTCGCACGGGACGCGCGTGACGGCGAGATCGTCACCGCGACGGGGAACGGTCGGGTGGCGTTCGTGGACGCGGGAGACATCGCCGCCGTCGCCGGGCACGCGTTGGTCGACGAGGTGCCGCACAACACCGAGCACGTGCTGACCGGCCCCGAGGCGCTGAGCTACGCCGACGCCGCCGCGATCGTCGCGCGGAGGCTCGGCCGGCCGGTGCGCCACCGAGCCGTCACGGCGGACGAACTGGCGTTGCGCCTGACCGGGCACGGCATTCCCGCCGCCTACGCCGCCGTGCTGGCCGCGCTCGACACCGACATCGCGGCGGGGTCGGAGGACCGGGTCACCGACACCGTCGAACGCGTCACCGGCCGCCCGGCACGCGGCTTCCGGGAGTTCGCCGAGGCGGAGATCCGGTAG
- a CDS encoding acetyl-CoA C-acetyltransferase, whose product MSGSVIVAGARTPMGRLLGSLKDFSGAQLGGVAIKAALERAGVAPEQVQYVIMGQVLTAGAGQIPARQAAVHAGIPMSVPALTINKVCLSGIDAIALADQLIRAGEFDIVVAGGQESMTQAPHLLPKSRGGFKYGDVSMIDHMAYDGLFCAFDQVAMGSSTEKFNARYGLTREEQDAFSARSHQLAAKAAGNGVFAEEIAPVSIPQRKGDPVLVSTDEGVRGDTTVETLAKLRPAFASDGTITAGSASQISDGAAAVVVMSKAKAEELGLTWLAEIGAHGVVAGPDASLHEQPANAIKAACAKEGIDPADLDLVEINEAFAAVGLVSTRELGIAEDKVNVNGGAIALGHPIGMSGARIALHLALELKRRGGGVGAAALCGGGGQGDALIVRVPKV is encoded by the coding sequence GTGTCCGGTTCCGTCATCGTCGCCGGGGCCCGAACCCCGATGGGGCGACTGCTCGGATCGTTGAAGGACTTCTCCGGCGCCCAGCTCGGTGGCGTCGCGATCAAGGCGGCCCTCGAACGGGCTGGTGTCGCGCCCGAGCAGGTGCAGTACGTGATCATGGGCCAGGTGCTCACCGCGGGCGCGGGCCAGATCCCCGCGCGCCAGGCCGCGGTGCACGCCGGCATCCCGATGTCGGTGCCCGCGCTGACGATCAACAAGGTGTGCCTCTCCGGCATCGACGCGATCGCGCTGGCCGACCAGCTCATCCGTGCGGGTGAATTCGACATCGTGGTGGCGGGCGGCCAGGAGTCGATGACCCAGGCGCCGCACCTGCTGCCGAAGTCGCGCGGCGGGTTCAAGTACGGCGACGTGTCGATGATCGACCACATGGCCTACGACGGCCTGTTCTGCGCGTTCGACCAGGTCGCGATGGGCTCCTCCACGGAGAAGTTCAACGCCCGCTACGGCCTGACCCGCGAGGAGCAGGACGCGTTTTCGGCCCGGTCGCACCAGCTGGCCGCCAAGGCCGCCGGGAATGGCGTGTTCGCCGAGGAGATCGCCCCGGTCTCGATCCCGCAGCGCAAGGGCGACCCGGTGCTGGTCTCGACCGACGAGGGCGTGCGCGGCGACACCACCGTGGAGACGCTGGCCAAGCTGCGCCCGGCGTTCGCCTCGGACGGCACCATCACGGCGGGCTCGGCGTCGCAGATTTCCGACGGCGCGGCTGCGGTGGTCGTGATGAGCAAGGCCAAGGCCGAGGAGCTTGGCCTGACCTGGTTGGCCGAGATCGGCGCGCACGGCGTGGTGGCCGGTCCGGACGCGAGCCTGCACGAGCAGCCCGCGAACGCGATCAAGGCCGCGTGCGCCAAGGAGGGCATCGACCCCGCCGACCTGGACCTGGTCGAGATCAACGAGGCGTTCGCCGCGGTCGGCCTCGTCTCCACGCGGGAACTCGGCATCGCCGAGGACAAGGTCAACGTCAACGGCGGTGCGATCGCCCTCGGTCACCCGATCGGCATGTCGGGCGCCCGGATCGCGCTGCACCTCGCGCTGGAGCTGAAGCGCCGCGGTGGCGGCGTGGGCGCGGCCGCCCTGTGCGGCGGCGGTGGTCAGGGCGACGCCCTGATCGTCCGCGTCCCTAAGGTCTAG